A genomic segment from Leptolyngbya boryana PCC 6306 encodes:
- a CDS encoding iron-siderophore ABC transporter substrate-binding protein translates to MNRVAKHFPQGNCIFYLCLGLVISVLAVACNSDRFAIQSQARGSLAASQPASECRLIQHSAGETCVPLHPQRVITLGSLSLESAIALGIQPIATVDVDLTSPQLKRQAGSILSVGSNGEPNLEKILALKPDLILGYDYQSSIYRQASYIAPTVLTKFNHSGEWKDMFTFVARTLGRSQQAEQVMATYYQRLAEFKAKMGDHAQPPKVSIVYLYPEMITVYTTSGFNGSILKDAALARPASQDIDTEATQRKGGISPIQYGISNEQFDAADGDAIFVIVDPTDSKIGKTRQRLLSDPLWSKLHAVQQGKVYEVLDYWIGSGPLAANAVIDDLFKYLLP, encoded by the coding sequence ATGAACCGCGTTGCGAAGCATTTTCCTCAGGGTAACTGTATCTTTTACTTATGCTTGGGGTTAGTTATAAGCGTATTAGCTGTAGCTTGCAATTCCGATCGCTTTGCGATACAGTCACAGGCTCGCGGCTCCTTGGCGGCTTCTCAACCTGCATCAGAGTGCCGTCTAATCCAACATAGTGCAGGGGAAACCTGTGTCCCGCTCCATCCTCAGCGAGTGATTACGCTCGGTTCGCTGAGTTTGGAGAGTGCGATCGCGTTAGGGATTCAACCGATTGCTACTGTAGATGTTGATTTAACATCCCCTCAGCTCAAACGACAAGCAGGCTCAATTCTCAGTGTAGGAAGCAATGGTGAACCGAATCTAGAAAAGATTTTGGCGTTGAAACCTGATTTAATTCTGGGGTATGATTACCAATCTTCCATTTACCGCCAAGCTTCTTACATTGCACCAACAGTATTAACCAAATTCAACCATAGCGGTGAGTGGAAAGATATGTTCACCTTCGTTGCTAGAACGTTGGGGCGATCGCAGCAAGCTGAACAAGTCATGGCGACCTACTATCAGCGTTTAGCAGAATTCAAAGCGAAAATGGGCGATCACGCGCAACCGCCTAAAGTCTCGATCGTCTACCTCTATCCTGAAATGATTACGGTCTATACGACTTCAGGCTTTAATGGCAGCATTCTCAAAGACGCAGCCCTCGCTCGTCCTGCCTCACAGGATATTGATACAGAAGCAACACAGCGTAAAGGCGGGATCAGTCCCATCCAATACGGAATTTCTAACGAACAATTCGATGCAGCCGATGGAGATGCAATTTTTGTGATTGTTGACCCGACTGATTCTAAAATTGGTAAAACCCGCCAGCGCCTGTTGTCTGATCCGCTCTGGTCAAAGCTGCATGCCGTACAGCAGGGAAAGGTCTATGAGGTTCTAGATTACTGGATTGGCAGCGGTCCTTTAGCGGCAAATGCGGTGATCGACGATCTGTTCAAGTATCTTCTTCCTTGA
- a CDS encoding MFS transporter, protein MRTFIILWLGQLVSTIGTYMTGFALELWTWELTGSATPLALMGFFFQAPRILINLVSGVIVDRFNRKHLMLLGDTIAVLSSMFLLLLSLTHTLQLWHLYFTTVIVSIFSQLQELSYSASISLLVPVQQYARVSSMGSALHYGSLIIAPAIAASLYPIIGINGILGIDCFTFLIAIATLLPRRIPQPEQAETPVDLWQDLSVGFRLLLSHSPLRNLLLLTLPFGFVHDLGENLYTPMVLARTSGSAAVLGQIGISAGIGGVTGAIAVTLWGGFRQPIRGVLVSMLGAGLSKMTVGLGRSAQVWLPAQFCSSSNFPLMESSETAIWMTNVKPGEQGRVFAANSLLGQCLSAIAALIAGPLGDQIVEPAMTSSTGLVRWMFGSSPGSGFALIYTSCSLSMIAIALYGLHTQFKEEDT, encoded by the coding sequence GTGCGTACTTTTATTATTCTCTGGTTGGGTCAACTTGTCTCAACGATCGGGACTTACATGACCGGATTTGCTCTCGAACTGTGGACTTGGGAACTCACTGGTTCTGCAACTCCTCTCGCTTTGATGGGCTTCTTTTTCCAAGCTCCTCGCATTCTGATTAACTTGGTTTCTGGCGTAATTGTCGATCGCTTTAATCGGAAACACCTCATGCTGCTCGGAGATACGATCGCTGTTCTCTCTAGCATGTTTCTACTTTTACTATCGCTCACTCACACGTTGCAACTGTGGCATTTATATTTCACAACAGTGATCGTGAGTATTTTCAGCCAACTACAAGAACTTTCGTACTCTGCATCCATTAGCTTACTTGTGCCAGTGCAGCAGTATGCTCGCGTCAGTAGTATGGGTTCCGCATTACACTATGGTTCCTTGATTATTGCACCCGCGATCGCAGCTAGTCTTTATCCAATCATCGGCATAAATGGCATTTTAGGAATAGATTGCTTCACGTTTTTGATTGCGATCGCAACCCTACTGCCGCGCCGAATTCCCCAACCCGAGCAAGCTGAGACTCCGGTTGATCTTTGGCAGGATCTGAGTGTGGGCTTTCGGCTTCTCTTGAGTCATTCTCCTTTAAGGAATTTACTACTGCTGACGTTGCCGTTTGGATTTGTGCATGACTTAGGGGAAAATCTCTATACACCAATGGTGCTAGCGAGAACAAGCGGGAGTGCAGCAGTTTTAGGACAAATTGGGATTTCAGCAGGAATTGGCGGAGTTACAGGTGCGATCGCAGTCACACTTTGGGGGGGCTTCCGGCAACCGATACGAGGCGTTCTCGTTTCGATGCTAGGCGCAGGATTGAGCAAAATGACCGTCGGGCTAGGGCGATCGGCACAGGTTTGGCTCCCGGCTCAGTTCTGCTCGTCTAGTAACTTTCCACTGATGGAAAGTTCCGAAACAGCGATTTGGATGACCAATGTGAAACCAGGAGAGCAAGGTAGAGTGTTTGCTGCAAATTCATTGTTAGGGCAGTGTTTATCCGCGATCGCGGCACTGATTGCAGGACCACTCGGCGATCAGATTGTCGAACCTGCAATGACTTCTTCAACAGGTCTAGTTCGGTGGATGTTTGGTTCTAGCCCTGGATCAGGATTTGCCTTGATTTACACAAGTTGTTCACTAAGTATGATTGCGATCGCACTTTACGGCTTGCACACCCAGTTCAAGGAAGAAGATACTTGA
- a CDS encoding iron-siderophore ABC transporter substrate-binding protein, translated as MRHILRSLGLFFLVAILIACQPRIVQNTPQSVISADCRNVEHEGGRTRICGKPQKVAILEPKLLSMALALGVQPVAYADYYLVRSPRFDNPSQQIPYAGQFVTSQPINLGNRDTPSLELLKLLKPDLILDVSWRKNPLLSTIAPTISIDIEKTWQSNLKIVAQALDREKNVEAVLTSHQQALDRVRTQLSSLVETHPKVLSVITSPTMDHISLDYEGNAIQLLQEIGFRPVAPSTIDPSSAERSQIDLETLAQIDADIIFVNSWLPWDGRSTYNVSFQNLQRRWANQPLLHASQAWKEKRIYFVDYYLWIGTTMPPIANFLILEQLPSLLLTPNPSL; from the coding sequence ATGCGTCATATTCTGCGATCGCTAGGGTTGTTTTTTCTGGTCGCAATCCTGATTGCCTGCCAGCCTCGTATTGTTCAAAATACACCGCAGTCAGTAATTTCAGCCGATTGTCGTAACGTCGAACATGAGGGTGGTCGGACTCGAATCTGTGGTAAACCTCAGAAGGTCGCCATTCTTGAACCCAAATTACTGAGTATGGCATTGGCACTCGGCGTTCAGCCTGTTGCTTATGCTGATTACTATCTTGTGCGATCGCCCCGGTTCGATAATCCGAGCCAGCAAATCCCCTATGCGGGTCAATTTGTGACCAGTCAACCGATCAACCTAGGCAATCGCGATACGCCTTCTCTAGAACTTCTGAAGTTACTCAAACCGGACTTGATTTTGGATGTCAGTTGGCGGAAAAATCCATTGCTGTCAACGATCGCGCCAACCATTTCGATCGACATCGAAAAGACTTGGCAAAGTAATCTCAAAATCGTCGCTCAAGCGCTCGATCGCGAGAAAAACGTTGAAGCTGTTTTAACTTCCCATCAGCAAGCCCTCGATCGAGTCCGAACTCAATTGTCTTCATTGGTTGAAACTCATCCCAAGGTTTTGAGTGTGATCACCAGTCCGACGATGGATCACATCAGTCTGGATTACGAAGGTAACGCGATCCAGTTGCTACAAGAAATCGGCTTTCGACCTGTGGCTCCCTCCACGATTGATCCCTCATCGGCAGAACGGAGCCAAATTGATTTAGAAACCCTCGCTCAAATTGATGCGGATATCATTTTTGTCAATAGTTGGCTACCTTGGGATGGTCGATCGACCTATAACGTCTCTTTCCAAAATCTCCAGCGCAGGTGGGCAAATCAACCTCTACTCCACGCTTCGCAAGCCTGGAAAGAAAAGCGCATTTACTTCGTAGACTATTACCTCTGGATTGGTACAACAATGCCACCCATCGCTAACTTTCTGATTTTGGAACAACTGCCATCTCTTTTGCTCACCCCGAATCCAAGTCTATGA
- a CDS encoding TonB-dependent receptor domain-containing protein → MKLQLLAIAGWSVVSILATPQFVRASEKIDPNPRQPAQSVMEWMAQIEAATVQVNAVKLERSENELDIILETVEGEPLQIGAIRAERDRLIAEIPNAILALPEGQSFQAENPTADIALVQVIQESNQIRVFVIGKNALPQTLVTLRTGQQSYALNEEEESEEEEVVVTATRTEEGVQNVPRSVTVVTREQIQAQSNVNRDLTSILGTLVPGLGASSEAQQSFTQTLRGRPPLVLIDGVPISSNIDNDTSVANLRRIDIASIDRVEVVRGPSAIYGDGAAGGVINIITRRAGQNQIVSTAEIGVRSVGNLRSGSFGNLLQYGFSGQQGNVDFAASITRDSFGTPFDAEGDRPPIFADSEANSTSVNLFGKLGVQLDPQQRFQITANYFNDAQSQNGDYDLTVGAIPGIQKARFLDRPVEFIDSSDPFNRGTLFQFDYRHDRVLNSKLQAQVYYRETKTAASLFDNRVFDVDSPLVLGRSVVTSERFGGRLQLETPLASNLSLLWGADYSSEDSEGNYDVFDVDEFDSSGGRRARRIGSAIRIAPFTIKNLGFFSQLQWDVSEKLSLSGGVRYDNFNVSVVDNWIDGETGFAAQGGDKTLSDVVFNAGIVYKLTPQVSLFTNFAQGFSLPNLSRILQQPAAGFNFAEDVTLSAPQKVDSYELGIRGRWRNVQASLAGFYSYSSLGTTVEFTDIGDEFRVIRSPQRNYGVELAVDWQPSDRWKLGGTLTWSEGEREDPETQEFLAITGYEVSPLKLSAYLENETLPGWNNRLQAVYIGRRNRAFNAGIDPVGIESYLVVDLISSLKLGNGTLSLGVKNLLNNQYLNIGNQLSAGFDDSFGAASRGRVYTLTYRWSW, encoded by the coding sequence ATGAAGTTACAGTTATTGGCGATCGCTGGGTGGAGTGTTGTTTCAATCTTGGCAACACCTCAGTTTGTTCGTGCATCCGAGAAAATCGATCCGAATCCACGTCAACCTGCACAAAGTGTGATGGAGTGGATGGCTCAAATTGAAGCGGCGACGGTGCAGGTGAATGCGGTAAAACTAGAGCGCAGTGAGAATGAACTTGATATTATCCTCGAAACCGTAGAGGGAGAGCCGCTTCAAATCGGTGCGATTCGTGCAGAGCGCGATCGCTTAATTGCTGAAATTCCGAATGCAATCTTGGCATTACCAGAAGGACAGAGCTTTCAAGCAGAAAACCCAACAGCAGATATTGCCTTGGTTCAGGTTATCCAAGAGAGTAATCAAATTCGAGTGTTCGTCATCGGTAAGAATGCTCTGCCTCAAACGCTCGTTACTTTGAGAACAGGACAGCAGAGCTATGCCCTGAACGAAGAAGAAGAATCCGAAGAAGAAGAAGTGGTCGTGACCGCCACTCGGACAGAGGAAGGGGTGCAGAATGTTCCGCGATCGGTCACAGTGGTCACTCGTGAACAAATTCAGGCACAGTCTAACGTCAATCGAGATTTGACTTCGATTCTTGGCACCTTAGTTCCAGGCTTAGGGGCAAGCTCCGAAGCTCAGCAAAGCTTTACGCAAACGCTGCGAGGTCGCCCGCCGCTCGTTTTGATTGATGGTGTGCCGATTAGCTCGAACATTGATAACGATACTTCCGTTGCGAACCTCCGCCGGATTGACATTGCCTCAATCGATCGAGTAGAAGTTGTGCGCGGACCTAGCGCAATCTATGGAGATGGCGCAGCCGGTGGTGTAATCAACATTATTACTCGACGCGCGGGTCAGAATCAGATTGTCTCGACTGCGGAAATTGGAGTGCGTTCTGTCGGCAATCTGCGATCGGGGAGTTTTGGCAACCTGCTTCAGTACGGATTTTCTGGACAACAGGGTAATGTCGATTTTGCAGCTTCGATTACTCGCGATAGTTTTGGGACACCATTTGATGCAGAAGGCGATCGCCCACCAATCTTTGCAGACTCCGAAGCGAATAGTACTTCGGTGAATCTATTCGGAAAATTAGGAGTTCAGCTCGATCCACAACAGCGATTCCAGATTACGGCGAACTACTTCAACGATGCACAAAGCCAGAATGGAGACTACGATCTAACTGTAGGCGCGATCCCTGGGATTCAGAAAGCACGGTTTTTGGATAGACCCGTTGAATTTATTGATAGCAGCGATCCGTTTAATCGGGGAACCCTCTTTCAATTTGACTATCGCCACGATCGAGTGCTGAATAGTAAATTGCAGGCGCAAGTCTACTATCGAGAAACCAAAACCGCAGCCTCTCTGTTTGATAACCGCGTCTTTGATGTAGATAGTCCATTAGTACTTGGGCGATCGGTGGTCACATCAGAGCGATTTGGCGGACGATTGCAGCTAGAAACGCCCTTAGCTTCTAATCTGAGTCTGCTTTGGGGTGCAGACTACTCTAGCGAAGATAGCGAAGGAAATTACGATGTCTTTGATGTCGATGAGTTTGATAGCAGTGGCGGGAGAAGAGCGCGGAGAATTGGCTCAGCGATTCGGATTGCCCCCTTTACAATTAAGAATTTGGGATTCTTTTCTCAACTTCAATGGGATGTGAGCGAAAAGCTTTCTCTCAGCGGTGGCGTGCGCTACGACAACTTTAATGTTTCTGTCGTCGATAATTGGATTGATGGCGAAACTGGGTTTGCAGCCCAAGGTGGAGACAAGACACTCAGCGATGTTGTGTTTAATGCAGGGATTGTCTATAAGCTCACTCCGCAAGTGAGTTTATTTACGAACTTTGCTCAAGGGTTTTCTCTTCCAAATCTGTCCCGAATTTTACAGCAACCCGCAGCAGGGTTTAATTTTGCTGAAGATGTAACGTTATCTGCACCGCAAAAAGTCGATAGCTATGAACTAGGAATTCGCGGTCGGTGGAGGAATGTTCAAGCCTCTCTGGCTGGATTTTATAGCTATTCGAGTTTAGGGACGACCGTCGAATTTACAGATATTGGTGATGAGTTTCGAGTGATTCGTTCTCCTCAGCGCAACTATGGGGTAGAACTCGCGGTGGATTGGCAGCCTAGCGATCGCTGGAAACTGGGCGGCACGTTGACCTGGAGCGAAGGAGAACGCGAAGATCCAGAAACACAGGAATTCCTCGCCATTACAGGATACGAAGTCTCGCCGCTAAAGCTCTCTGCTTATCTTGAGAATGAAACTTTACCCGGCTGGAACAATCGACTTCAGGCAGTCTATATCGGTCGCCGTAACCGCGCCTTTAATGCAGGCATTGATCCAGTTGGGATCGAGAGCTATCTAGTCGTTGATCTGATCAGCAGCCTCAAATTAGGCAATGGAACGCTGAGTTTGGGGGTGAAAAACCTCCTCAACAATCAATATCTCAATATTGGAAATCAACTCAGTGCAGGGTTTGATGATTCTTTTGGGGCTGCTTCTAGAGGACGAGTGTATACGCTAACCTATCGCTGGAGTTGGTAA
- a CDS encoding helix-turn-helix transcriptional regulator, whose product MPLLISADDVPLISPTTRELSLDNPECGRVYRWDSNLCEGLNLLVDDYQLVEDLVVEYSASDRSAEPELELSFCLLGMNRNEGIRAGQNFLSISWDVFDGSMMRWKGGDRILKFDLHFSLTFLQRLVEEDFGLLPIDLVQVLQEPSDREFWQMGKTTPEMQTTLRQILDCPYQGVTRKMYLEAKAIELIAMRLATLGEPLKPIPQAPLKSDEIDRIYWARDILLEQLSDPPSLLELARQVGLNDYKLKSGFRSCFGTTVLGYLQAERMKLARSLLIDSAMRVKDVAEVLGYCKASQFSDVFKRHFGSTPKVYQQQCGVVSLAR is encoded by the coding sequence ATGCCTCTGCTCATTTCTGCTGATGATGTACCTCTCATTAGTCCAACGACCCGCGAATTAAGCCTTGACAATCCTGAATGTGGCAGGGTTTACCGATGGGATAGTAATTTATGCGAAGGACTCAATCTGTTAGTAGATGACTATCAACTGGTCGAGGATTTGGTTGTAGAGTATTCCGCCAGCGATCGCAGTGCTGAACCGGAGTTGGAATTGAGCTTTTGCTTACTGGGAATGAATCGAAATGAAGGAATTCGGGCTGGACAAAATTTTTTGAGTATCTCCTGGGATGTCTTTGATGGCAGCATGATGCGGTGGAAAGGGGGCGATCGCATTCTCAAGTTTGACCTGCATTTTAGTTTGACATTCTTGCAGCGTTTGGTAGAAGAAGACTTTGGCTTGCTGCCGATCGATTTAGTCCAAGTCTTGCAAGAACCGAGCGATCGCGAGTTTTGGCAGATGGGGAAGACGACTCCTGAAATGCAGACGACACTGCGGCAAATTCTGGATTGTCCGTATCAGGGCGTAACGCGCAAAATGTATTTGGAAGCCAAAGCGATCGAACTGATTGCAATGCGTCTCGCAACACTAGGTGAGCCATTGAAGCCGATCCCCCAAGCTCCCCTCAAATCAGACGAGATTGACCGAATCTATTGGGCAAGAGATATTCTGCTAGAACAACTGAGTGATCCTCCTTCGCTGCTGGAGTTAGCTCGTCAAGTTGGGCTGAATGACTATAAATTGAAGTCTGGATTCCGGAGTTGTTTTGGTACGACGGTCTTGGGCTATTTGCAAGCGGAGCGGATGAAATTAGCGCGATCGCTGTTGATTGATTCTGCGATGCGGGTGAAGGATGTCGCAGAGGTTCTGGGATATTGCAAAGCAAGTCAGTTTTCAGACGTGTTCAAACGGCATTTTGGCAGCACTCCCAAAGTGTATCAGCAGCAGTGTGGAGTCGTCAGCCTAGCTCGCTGA
- a CDS encoding ABC transporter ATP-binding protein, whose protein sequence is MQNALQQYKLLLADYLTPQWKRVLGLAIALLTSIALQIINPQILGYFIDTAVQGGSQQALLTATIAFIAIALLTQGTEIAATFLSEIVAWTATNALRVDLAEHCLRLDLSFHKAHTPGEMLERIDGDVNLLSKFFSELVIHVLGNSLLLFGILIVLCFENQLAGMSLTAFAIVALIALLAQRSIAIAPWAEYRQISAEYYGTIGEHIAGREDIRANGAVNYVMFRFYELLQRWLPVYQKARFASTVLWFTSVGLFTIGNAIALFLSAYLWSRNAITIGTAYLIFHYTNLLAKPIERIREELEQLQQVEASIQRIHQLLNIEAVLKHCGQAVLSSGACAISFKQVYFRYESENWTLHNLSFHLPAGKILGILGHTGSGKSTIARLLLRLYDIQSGEIRLGDCVIADLSLSDLRSRVGLVTQDVQIFQASVRDNLTFFNDQISDAYILETLELLGLTPWLRSLPDGLNTQLGADSTGLSAGQAQLLALVRVFLKNPSLVILDEASSRLDPQTEKMIEGAMDRLLEHRTGIIIAHRLPTLQRVDQILMLEQGKIVEYGDRETLTQQAHSRFARLLRMSAN, encoded by the coding sequence ATGCAGAATGCTCTTCAACAATACAAACTCCTGCTCGCTGACTATCTCACGCCTCAATGGAAGCGCGTTTTGGGATTAGCGATCGCACTGCTCACCAGTATTGCACTCCAAATCATCAATCCTCAAATTCTGGGTTACTTTATTGATACTGCTGTGCAAGGCGGATCGCAGCAAGCTTTACTGACTGCAACGATCGCGTTTATTGCGATCGCGCTTCTCACGCAAGGCACTGAGATCGCGGCAACCTTTCTCAGCGAAATTGTCGCATGGACGGCAACAAATGCACTTCGAGTGGATTTAGCAGAACATTGTCTGCGATTGGATCTATCTTTTCACAAAGCACACACGCCCGGAGAAATGCTTGAAAGAATTGATGGGGATGTGAATCTACTTTCTAAATTCTTTTCTGAGCTAGTAATTCATGTACTCGGTAACAGTCTACTTCTGTTTGGAATTCTCATTGTTTTGTGTTTTGAGAATCAGCTAGCAGGAATGAGCTTGACGGCTTTTGCGATCGTGGCTCTGATTGCGCTATTGGCACAAAGATCAATCGCGATCGCGCCCTGGGCAGAGTATCGCCAAATTAGTGCTGAGTACTATGGCACGATTGGAGAACACATTGCTGGACGAGAAGACATTCGCGCAAATGGGGCTGTGAATTATGTGATGTTTCGCTTTTATGAACTGCTGCAACGCTGGCTTCCGGTTTATCAAAAAGCGAGATTTGCTAGCACAGTCCTATGGTTTACCAGCGTGGGATTATTTACGATTGGCAATGCGATCGCGCTATTTCTCTCTGCTTATCTTTGGTCGAGAAATGCGATTACGATCGGAACAGCTTATCTCATTTTTCACTATACAAACCTTCTCGCAAAGCCAATCGAACGAATTCGAGAAGAACTTGAGCAACTCCAACAGGTTGAAGCAAGTATTCAGCGGATTCATCAGTTGCTCAACATAGAGGCAGTGTTAAAACATTGTGGGCAGGCTGTTTTAAGTTCCGGTGCTTGTGCGATTTCTTTTAAGCAAGTCTACTTTCGATATGAGTCTGAGAATTGGACATTGCACAATCTATCATTTCACCTTCCAGCCGGGAAAATCCTTGGAATATTAGGGCATACAGGCAGCGGTAAAAGTACGATCGCTCGGTTGCTGCTAAGACTATATGACATTCAATCCGGTGAGATTCGTTTGGGAGATTGTGTGATCGCTGATCTCTCACTTTCAGACCTGCGATCGCGAGTCGGATTAGTAACACAAGATGTGCAGATCTTTCAAGCGAGTGTACGGGATAATCTTACTTTTTTCAATGATCAAATCTCAGATGCCTACATTTTAGAAACGCTTGAATTATTAGGATTAACACCATGGTTACGATCGCTGCCGGATGGGCTAAACACTCAATTGGGAGCAGATAGCACAGGTCTATCCGCAGGACAGGCGCAGTTACTTGCATTAGTGCGTGTTTTTCTGAAGAATCCTAGTCTCGTAATTCTAGATGAAGCGTCTTCTCGGCTAGATCCGCAGACTGAAAAAATGATTGAAGGAGCAATGGATCGACTGCTTGAACATCGGACAGGAATCATTATTGCGCATCGCTTACCCACACTCCAACGCGTAGATCAGATTTTGATGCTGGAACAAGGAAAAATTGTCGAATATGGCGATCGCGAAACGTTAACCCAGCAAGCGCACTCACGATTTGCTCGCTTGCTGAGGATGAGCGCGAATTAG
- a CDS encoding ABC transporter ATP-binding protein translates to MSNPATLIARDLSLAYDGTVIVQDLTLAIPTGKITALIGANGCGKSTLLRGLARLLKPVSGAVYLDSKSIFQRPTKEVAQQLGLLPQNPVAPEGLTVKDLVAQGRYPYQNWLQQWSPQDEKIVQRALEITDLTQFADRALDTLSGGQRQRAWIAMALAQDTEILLLDEPTTFLDLAHQIEILDLLYDLNQREGRTIVMVLHDLNQACRYADYLVAVQAGRIFAAGDPESVMTAEIVRAVFDLDCQIFSDPIAGTPMCVPISQKAKNIARS, encoded by the coding sequence ATGTCAAATCCTGCGACACTGATAGCTCGCGATCTTTCTCTTGCTTATGACGGAACAGTGATTGTCCAGGATTTAACTCTTGCGATTCCTACTGGCAAGATCACCGCTTTAATTGGCGCAAACGGATGTGGTAAATCCACGCTTCTACGTGGATTAGCCAGGTTGTTGAAGCCTGTGAGCGGGGCAGTGTACTTAGATAGCAAGTCAATTTTTCAACGACCTACAAAAGAAGTCGCGCAACAGCTAGGATTACTGCCGCAAAATCCGGTTGCTCCTGAAGGACTCACGGTCAAAGATCTGGTGGCTCAAGGACGCTATCCGTATCAAAATTGGCTGCAACAGTGGTCTCCTCAGGATGAAAAGATTGTTCAGCGTGCATTAGAGATTACGGATTTAACCCAATTTGCCGATCGTGCATTAGATACGCTTTCCGGTGGACAACGCCAACGGGCTTGGATTGCAATGGCACTCGCGCAAGATACTGAGATTTTGCTGCTAGATGAGCCAACAACATTTTTAGACTTAGCCCATCAGATTGAAATTTTAGATTTGCTGTATGACCTAAATCAGCGGGAAGGAAGAACGATCGTGATGGTACTTCATGATCTCAATCAAGCTTGTCGGTATGCAGATTACCTCGTCGCAGTTCAAGCAGGGCGAATTTTTGCAGCCGGAGATCCTGAATCTGTGATGACCGCAGAGATTGTACGGGCGGTATTTGATTTAGACTGCCAGATCTTTAGCGATCCGATCGCAGGAACGCCCATGTGTGTTCCAATTAGCCAGAAAGCAAAAAATATTGCGCGATCGTAA